A window from Gottschalkiaceae bacterium SANA encodes these proteins:
- a CDS encoding flavodoxin family protein, translated as MQEGKADTMGARSLIIVYSYHHNNTAKIASEFSKVLQAEVKNPDQVIMEELQAYDLVGFGAGIDSGRHYKPLLDFVDRLPNVDKKAGFIFSTSAVQGKEKVKEDYALLREKLEAKGYRIVGEFSCKGYNTNSFLKYLGGMNKGRPNQVDLENAQRFARKLKDSMQG; from the coding sequence ATGCAGGAGGGAAAGGCAGATACGATGGGTGCAAGGAGTCTTATTATCGTTTACTCGTATCATCATAACAATACCGCTAAAATCGCAAGTGAATTTTCAAAGGTATTGCAAGCAGAAGTAAAGAATCCAGACCAGGTTATTATGGAGGAACTTCAGGCATATGACCTGGTCGGGTTTGGAGCAGGTATCGATAGTGGACGCCACTACAAGCCCTTGCTTGATTTTGTAGACAGACTGCCGAACGTGGATAAGAAGGCGGGATTCATTTTTTCGACAAGTGCTGTGCAAGGAAAAGAGAAAGTGAAAGAGGATTATGCACTGCTACGAGAAAAGCTGGAGGCAAAAGGATATAGAATCGTAGGTGAATTTAGCTGCAAAGGATACAATACAAATAGTTTCCTTAAGTATCTTGGGGGGATGAATAAGGGAAGACCCAATCAAGTTGATCTTGAGAATGCGCAAAGATTTGCACGAAAGCTCAAGGACTCTATGCAAGGGTGA
- a CDS encoding Cof-type HAD-IIB family hydrolase, producing MVKKMIVSDLDGTLLRSDKTVSAHSIEVLRSMAEKGIQLVFATARPPRDAFRLIPDALKNEYVICYNGAIIYRDAEVIFNQEISRHMVIEIIELAEKQGLNNICMEVNDKLYANFDIVDVFGQIPYELVDLKTFKFKEAFKVMIYADERITIEFTSHLPQGCRGVVTDDGTLCQIMHAEVTKWNSIVRVLDRFEMSHSDVITFGDDFNDMEMILHAGVGVAMGNAVDELKALADHVTVTNDQDGVAVFLRDLCL from the coding sequence ATGGTGAAGAAAATGATTGTTTCAGATCTTGACGGAACACTTCTAAGAAGTGATAAAACGGTTTCGGCGCATTCGATAGAAGTGCTACGGTCTATGGCGGAGAAAGGGATTCAATTGGTTTTCGCAACAGCGAGACCGCCTAGAGACGCATTCAGATTGATCCCCGACGCATTAAAAAACGAATATGTGATCTGCTACAATGGGGCAATTATTTATCGAGATGCTGAAGTAATATTTAATCAAGAGATATCTCGACATATGGTTATAGAAATCATCGAGCTAGCAGAAAAACAAGGCCTCAACAATATATGCATGGAAGTGAATGATAAATTGTACGCCAATTTTGATATTGTGGATGTTTTCGGCCAAATTCCATATGAATTAGTTGATTTGAAAACATTCAAATTTAAAGAAGCGTTTAAAGTAATGATCTATGCGGATGAAAGAATAACCATTGAGTTTACTTCCCATTTGCCTCAAGGCTGCAGAGGAGTGGTTACGGATGATGGCACATTGTGTCAAATCATGCATGCTGAGGTTACAAAATGGAATAGTATTGTAAGGGTACTGGATCGTTTTGAGATGAGTCATTCCGATGTGATCACTTTCGGCGACGACTTTAATGATATGGAGATGATCCTACATGCAGGAGTGGGGGTTGCCATGGGCAATGCCGTCGACGAGTTAAAGGCTCTTGCAGACCATGTGACGGTTACTAATGACCAAGATGGGGTTGCCGTATTTTTAAGAGATCTCTGTTTATAG